A window of Lysobacterales bacterium genomic DNA:
AGCCCTGTGAGGCCCCTGCGCAGCGCCTTTGCGGACAGTGACTTGCTGCGCGCTGGCGAGAATTTGGCCAGCGCGTGCAGCCTGATCAGGAATACAGCGCCGCATAGCCTTCAGCATCCACCGCCGACAGACCGCGCGACTCGAACGCCGACCACATCCGCCGCCAGCGCGCGCTGTCGCGCACCAGCGGAGCGACGAGGCGCGGGCAGGTGTCGAGGAGGATCGCGTCCATCAGCGGCTCTGGCGTGCTGCCGCTGTAGGCGTACCAGCTGCGCGCAGCGAATGCCGGGGCGTCGATGCAGGCCTGGGCGCCGCGGCTGATGATGCTGCGCAAGCGCTGCACCACGTCGGCATGCTCGCGCAGGAAGCCGGCGTGGGTGAACAGCTCGAGCGCGCTGAAGTTGGGGAAGTCACCCATCGCCGCGGTCACGAACACATGGTCGAGCGCGGCGGCGCGCGCCTCCACGCCCTCGAAGTTGGCGAAGCACAGCCAGGCGCCGTCGAAGCCGGCCTGCATGTTTTCGAGGTGCATGAAGCCTGCGCTTTCGATGGCGATGTTCGCGGGTTCAAGGCGCACGCCCTGTTTTGCGGCCCAGCCCTTGAGGATCTCGCGGGCGAGCGTGTCGGTGACGCCGCCCGCCACCGGCGAGGCGAGGCGGATCGGCTCGCCGGCCAGCAGTTTCCGCGCGCTCGCTGCATGCAGCAGGATGCCGCCTTCGGTCTCGAAGAAGCAGCCCAGCGCGCGCAGGCCGGGCCGATGTGCATCGACCATGTGCAGGGGCTCGTTGCAGGCGAAGGCGATCTCGCCGTTGGCGACCGCGGCGAGGCCGTCATAGTGATCGTCCGGCGGCACCAGCTCGACCTCCAGCCCAGCCTCGCGATACCAGCCCTCGGTAATGCCGACGATCAGCGGAAGGTGGTCGGGATTCAAGAACCATTCGAGGGCGATCTGCAGCTTCATGCGGGGGTCCGGTGGAGAGCGGGGGCGTCATCATCGCCCATTGCGCCGGCTACCAGAGATTCGGCGCAGTCGGCGCCTGGCATCGGTTCGCGAATCGGCGATCGATCCTGTGCCTTCGACTTCTGGCGGGGTTGGGAACCCGCTGGCTCCGCCGCCGGCGCAACTTTCCGCAGGCCGTGTAGCTCCCATCCCCGCAAGCGTGCACGACAGAAGCTGCGGGGCGAACGCCCTCCGCGGCCACTGCGGGAGAGGACGCCGCTGCCGGCGAACGCCATACTTGGACGATGCCTCGACCCACAGCCAAACCCCAGCCCGGCCCCGCGATGAATATCGAGACGCGACAGCGCCTGCGCGGCCTTGCGCCTGCCCACGCCGTGAGCTTGCGTGAAGTGATGCGCCTGCACGCGGCCGGGGACCGGCGCGGATTCGAGATCGAGCTGCTGCAGCTGGCCCCGCTCGCCGCCGAGCATCCCGAGGTGCAGTACTGGCTGGGTCAGATGCATGCGGACAGTGGCGACTGGAGTGCGGCCGCCGAGCTTCTGAGCCGGTCGGCAGCCGCTCGCGAGGACGACTTCCGGGTGTGGCGCTTGCTGGGCACCGCGCGCGGCATGCTCGGCGATCCCGAGGGGGCTCGCCAGAGTTTCCAGCGCGCCGTGTCCTGCACCCGCGTGGCCAGCGATCTGCTCAGCCTCAGCATCGAGTGCGATCGACAGGGTCTGTACGAGGAGGCCTTGGCCGCCGTCGACCAGGCGCTGCGGCTGGATCGTCAGTCGCCAGTGGCTCTGCTGCAGCGCGTGCGCTGCCACAAGGCTCTGGGCAACGCGGGGGAGGCCGCGGCCGATTGCCGCAGCCTGATCGCCACGGGCCGCGAAACCGCGCGTGCGTGGTTCTCCCTGGTTGACCTGAAGACCGTCGCGCTGACGGAGTCCGAGCGGCAGACACTGACCGCTGCGGCCAGTCGCCCGGGCT
This region includes:
- a CDS encoding ABC transporter substrate-binding protein; protein product: MKLQIALEWFLNPDHLPLIVGITEGWYREAGLEVELVPPDDHYDGLAAVANGEIAFACNEPLHMVDAHRPGLRALGCFFETEGGILLHAASARKLLAGEPIRLASPVAGGVTDTLAREILKGWAAKQGVRLEPANIAIESAGFMHLENMQAGFDGAWLCFANFEGVEARAAALDHVFVTAAMGDFPNFSALELFTHAGFLREHADVVQRLRSIISRGAQACIDAPAFAARSWYAYSGSTPEPLMDAILLDTCPRLVAPLVRDSARWRRMWSAFESRGLSAVDAEGYAALYS